A window of the Deinococcus gobiensis I-0 genome harbors these coding sequences:
- a CDS encoding excalibur calcium-binding domain-containing protein gives MRLLFRTALPGLCASLCCAGLLGLSSGSAAQATAKQAEAKQAVPFTVEVRFVGKVPSAAQQATVRAAAARVSKLIASPFVPVTLPGDAEACDKGLPAVRGRVDHFFVFVRVLPLDEDLYAEAWPCDLHDGSYLPVYGAVSLNARGLGDLSAADLTDTMIHETLHALGVGTLWEADARVSLSGASDERSLVTRSAGRFYYTGARGVAAYRALGGRGDRIPLDADAGHWAGSTVCSEILSGDAGDYTGRVNPVSPITLGALEDLGYRVNRAAASPYTLPLHGCGVQSAPAPTKATPPDRRPVSYASCAAVRAAGAAPLRRGDPGYRAGLDGDGDGLACE, from the coding sequence GTGCGACTCCTGTTCCGGACTGCCCTCCCCGGCCTGTGCGCCAGCCTGTGCTGTGCGGGCCTGCTGGGTTTGTCGTCCGGGTCGGCGGCCCAGGCCACAGCGAAGCAGGCCGAGGCAAAGCAGGCTGTCCCCTTCACGGTCGAGGTGCGCTTCGTGGGCAAGGTACCGAGCGCGGCGCAGCAGGCGACCGTGCGCGCGGCAGCGGCGCGCGTGTCGAAGCTGATCGCCTCGCCGTTCGTGCCGGTCACGCTGCCCGGCGACGCCGAAGCCTGCGACAAGGGCCTGCCGGCCGTGCGGGGGCGGGTGGACCACTTTTTCGTGTTCGTGCGCGTGCTGCCGCTGGACGAGGACCTGTACGCCGAGGCGTGGCCCTGCGACCTGCATGACGGCTCCTACCTGCCGGTGTACGGCGCGGTGAGCCTGAACGCGCGCGGGCTGGGCGACCTGTCGGCCGCCGACCTGACCGACACCATGATCCACGAGACGCTGCATGCCCTGGGGGTGGGGACCCTCTGGGAAGCCGACGCGCGCGTGTCGCTGAGCGGCGCGTCCGACGAGCGCTCCCTGGTCACCCGGAGTGCGGGGCGCTTCTACTACACCGGGGCCAGGGGCGTGGCGGCCTACCGCGCTCTGGGCGGCCGGGGCGACCGGATTCCGCTCGACGCCGACGCCGGGCACTGGGCCGGGTCCACCGTATGCTCGGAGATCCTGTCCGGAGACGCAGGCGACTACACCGGGCGGGTCAATCCCGTCAGCCCCATCACGCTGGGCGCGCTCGAGGATTTGGGCTACCGGGTCAACCGCGCGGCGGCCAGCCCCTACACCCTGCCCCTTCACGGCTGCGGCGTGCAGTCGGCGCCTGCTCCGACCAAAGCCACGCCGCCCGACCGGCGCCCCGTGTCCTACGCCAGTTGCGCCGCCGTGCGCGCGGCCGGGGCCGCTCCCCTGCGGCGCGGCGACCCCGGCTACCGGGCCGGGCTGGACGGCGACGGCGACGGTCTGGCCTGTGAGTGA